Proteins from a genomic interval of Asticcacaulis sp. AND118:
- a CDS encoding ABC transporter ATP-binding protein yields MTGTLAIDARGLTKSYKIGKIKQPVLKDVNFNAYHGQVTMVMGPSGSGKSTLIAALSGLMKPDEGEVIALGENLWKKKKGKIDRFRLDHCGFIFQGFNLFPALNATQQVEQVLKFCKVKKPEARKRAVAALTEVGLEKRLRQTPASLSGGEKQRVAIARALSKNPKLLFADEPTSALDSVSGQVVIKLLHRAAKEHGAAVIVVTHDPRLEAYADRVIHMEDGKILSDTFLNRTVDDTVPPIA; encoded by the coding sequence ATGACCGGAACACTCGCTATCGACGCCCGCGGGCTGACCAAGAGCTACAAGATCGGCAAGATCAAGCAGCCCGTGCTCAAGGACGTCAACTTCAACGCCTATCACGGTCAGGTCACCATGGTCATGGGGCCGTCCGGGTCGGGCAAGTCGACCCTGATCGCGGCCCTGTCCGGCCTGATGAAGCCGGACGAGGGCGAGGTGATCGCGCTGGGCGAAAACCTGTGGAAGAAGAAAAAAGGCAAGATCGACCGCTTCCGCCTCGATCACTGCGGCTTCATCTTTCAGGGCTTCAACCTGTTCCCGGCGCTCAACGCCACGCAGCAGGTCGAGCAGGTGCTCAAATTCTGCAAGGTGAAGAAGCCGGAGGCGCGCAAACGCGCCGTGGCGGCCCTTACCGAGGTGGGGCTGGAAAAGCGCCTCAGGCAGACGCCGGCCAGCCTGTCGGGCGGTGAAAAGCAACGCGTAGCCATCGCGCGGGCCCTGTCGAAGAACCCCAAGCTTCTGTTTGCCGACGAACCGACCTCGGCGCTCGATTCCGTGTCGGGCCAGGTGGTCATCAAGCTGCTGCACCGCGCGGCCAAGGAACACGGTGCGGCGGTGATCGTCGTGACCCACGACCCGCGCCTCGAAGCCTATGCCGACCGCGTCATTCATATGGAAGATGGCAAGATACTCAGTGACACCTTCCTCAACCGAACCGTGGACGATACCGTCCCCCCCATCGCCTGA
- a CDS encoding ABC transporter permease produces the protein MSLALSTLIYEWRRYMAAVIALAVAGLLVLAMSGMFMGMAKSFTATIDRSPAQIMVLPPKATSLFANSGGQPRRIIPMLFQHPDVAEVMPLGGSWAFFSNFPEDGQPPKGDGVQVIIIDPVPGAVTLPSDFSPEVIQALQEPYAVVIDRSNMPKLGVKLGDKAKMNGRTVRVRSEVTGYPNMFNSTVFTSRQTARLLGLVNEGPRVGPLLVKIKDPTRSAQVTRELNVLSGGIYKAWTREDLSKANQMQMMAEGGIAIMIGFAVVVGIFIGIVITWQTLQGAILANIKEFASLRALGVSMGNLRLIIMELSFWVGVAGLLVTAVLVSGVAALAAWASVPMDFPLPIVIFVALMLLTIAILSGLFSLGILKKSQPADLLR, from the coding sequence ATGTCATTGGCTCTCTCTACGCTTATCTATGAGTGGCGGCGCTATATGGCTGCGGTCATAGCGCTGGCTGTGGCGGGTCTTCTGGTTCTGGCCATGAGCGGCATGTTCATGGGCATGGCCAAGTCCTTCACCGCCACCATCGACCGCTCGCCGGCCCAGATCATGGTCCTGCCGCCCAAGGCGACCAGCCTGTTCGCCAATTCCGGCGGTCAGCCGCGCCGCATCATCCCCATGCTGTTCCAGCACCCGGACGTGGCCGAGGTCATGCCGCTGGGCGGTAGCTGGGCCTTCTTCTCCAACTTCCCCGAAGACGGCCAGCCGCCGAAGGGCGACGGCGTTCAGGTCATTATCATCGACCCGGTGCCGGGCGCGGTGACCCTGCCCAGCGACTTCTCTCCGGAGGTCATTCAGGCGCTTCAGGAACCCTATGCCGTGGTCATCGACCGCTCGAACATGCCCAAGCTGGGCGTCAAGCTGGGCGACAAGGCCAAGATGAACGGCCGCACCGTGCGGGTGCGTTCCGAGGTGACCGGCTATCCCAACATGTTCAATTCGACGGTCTTCACCTCGCGCCAGACGGCCCGCCTTCTGGGGCTGGTCAATGAAGGGCCACGCGTCGGGCCGCTGCTGGTCAAGATCAAGGACCCGACCCGCTCGGCGCAGGTGACCAGGGAACTGAACGTCCTGTCCGGCGGCATCTACAAAGCGTGGACCCGCGAAGACCTGTCTAAGGCCAACCAGATGCAGATGATGGCCGAAGGCGGCATCGCCATCATGATCGGCTTCGCCGTCGTCGTCGGCATCTTCATCGGCATCGTCATCACCTGGCAGACGCTGCAGGGCGCCATCCTCGCCAATATCAAGGAGTTCGCGTCGCTGCGGGCGCTGGGCGTGTCGATGGGCAATCTGCGCCTGATCATCATGGAGCTGAGCTTCTGGGTCGGCGTGGCCGGCCTGCTGGTCACCGCCGTGCTGGTGTCGGGCGTCGCGGCGCTGGCGGCTTGGGCCTCCGTGCCGATGGACTTCCCCCTGCCCATCGTCATCTTCGTGGCGCTGATGCTGCTGACGATCGCCATCCTGTCGGGCCTCTTCTCGCTCGGCATCCTCAAGAAAAGCCAACCTGCGGATCTGCTGCGATGA